One Ricinus communis isolate WT05 ecotype wild-type chromosome 7, ASM1957865v1, whole genome shotgun sequence genomic region harbors:
- the LOC8282554 gene encoding uncharacterized protein LOC8282554 isoform X4: MAASAEIIDGDHAVELIVCNSSSSSSSSSSSPDSFADNGNPTGSPSDEITPLLKPKINIFSVSHSRRKPREQVAKLPETETPPFIQLILWVWSGSRYSGILCMALSSSIYFVMEILSHSFSTRSIPLFETAFMRCTIVLILSYIWLRRSGQPIFGAVHARKLLFLRALTGFLSLLSFIYCIQRLPFSQAIILNFTTPIVASILARLMLHEKLKIADIGGLTCSFFGVLFIYRQILRTQGMWFGAGEANNTSASGSHHVYAVLAGLLSLITGGISYCFIKAGAKASDQPVVTVFSFGLLSSPAAGICAFAFEEFVVPDFCSFLLMLILGVLAFIVESPHSPFINVGGSLSHLLQEICALSSWSSA; this comes from the exons ATGGCGGCCTCTGCAGAAATCATCGATGGAGATCACGCGGTGGAGCTGATTGTCTGcaactcatcatcatcatcatcgtcGTCGTCGTCATCTCCTGATTCCTTCGCTGACAACGGCAACCCCACTGGCTCTCCGTCTGACGAAATAACCCCTCTTCTAAAGCCTAAGATCAACATCTTTTCTGTTTCGCACTCTCGTAGAAAACCTAGA GAGCAAGTTGCAAAATTACCTGAAACTGAGACGCCTCCATTTATACAGCTTATATTGTGGGTATGGAGTGGATCCAGATACTCTGGTATATTGTGCATGGCCTTATCCTCCAGCATCTACTTTGTCATGGAAATTCTTTCTCATTCTTTCTCTA CTCGATCGATTCCTTTGTTTGAGACTGCATTTATGAGATGTACAATAGTATTGATATTATCGTATATATGGCTGAGGAGAAGTGGACAGCCAATATTTGGAGCAGTACATGCTAGGAAACTTCTATTTTTGAGAGCCCTAACTGGATTTCTCTCACTgttgagttttatttattg CATTCAGAGGTTACCGTTTTCTCAGgctattatattaaatttcacAACTCCAATTGTGGCTTCAATTTTGGCAAGACTAATGCTTCatgaaaagttaaaaattgcAGATATTGGAG GTCTCACTTGCAGTTTTTTTGGCGTGCTCTTTATTTATAGACAGATACTTAGAACACAAG GGATGTGGTTTGGAGCTGGGGAAGCAAACAATACATCTGCCAGTGGAAGCCACCATGTATATGCTGTATTGGCTGGTCTATTGTCCTTGATAACTGGTGGAATCAGCTATTGTTTTATAAAGGCCGGAGCAAAGGCATCTGATCAACCTGT GGTCACTGTTTTTTCATTTGGCCTGCTGTCTAGCCCTGCAGCAGGAATATGTGCATTTGCATTTGAG GAATTTGTGGTGCCAGATTTCTGTTCATTCTTGCTTATGCTCATACTTGGTGTCCTTGCTTTCATAGTAGAG TCTCCTCATTCGCCATTTATCAATGTTGGTGGGAGCCTATCACACTTATTACAAGAAATAT GTGCTCTTAGCTCGTGGTCTTCAGCTTGA
- the LOC8282554 gene encoding uncharacterized protein LOC8282554 isoform X3: MAASAEIIDGDHAVELIVCNSSSSSSSSSSSPDSFADNGNPTGSPSDEITPLLKPKINIFSVSHSRRKPREQVAKLPETETPPFIQLILWVWSGSRYSGILCMALSSSIYFVMEILSHSFSTRSIPLFETAFMRCTIVLILSYIWLRRSGQPIFGAVHARKLLFLRALTGFLSLLSFIYCIQRLPFSQAIILNFTTPIVASILARLMLHEKLKIADIGGLTCSFFGVLFIYRQILRTQGMWFGAGEANNTSASGSHHVYAVLAGLLSLITGGISYCFIKAGAKASDQPVVTVFSFGLLSSPAAGICAFAFEEFVVPDFCSFLLMLILGVLAFIVEVLLARGLQLEKISKATNVQYIELLVIGQWTILQASSL; the protein is encoded by the exons ATGGCGGCCTCTGCAGAAATCATCGATGGAGATCACGCGGTGGAGCTGATTGTCTGcaactcatcatcatcatcatcgtcGTCGTCGTCATCTCCTGATTCCTTCGCTGACAACGGCAACCCCACTGGCTCTCCGTCTGACGAAATAACCCCTCTTCTAAAGCCTAAGATCAACATCTTTTCTGTTTCGCACTCTCGTAGAAAACCTAGA GAGCAAGTTGCAAAATTACCTGAAACTGAGACGCCTCCATTTATACAGCTTATATTGTGGGTATGGAGTGGATCCAGATACTCTGGTATATTGTGCATGGCCTTATCCTCCAGCATCTACTTTGTCATGGAAATTCTTTCTCATTCTTTCTCTA CTCGATCGATTCCTTTGTTTGAGACTGCATTTATGAGATGTACAATAGTATTGATATTATCGTATATATGGCTGAGGAGAAGTGGACAGCCAATATTTGGAGCAGTACATGCTAGGAAACTTCTATTTTTGAGAGCCCTAACTGGATTTCTCTCACTgttgagttttatttattg CATTCAGAGGTTACCGTTTTCTCAGgctattatattaaatttcacAACTCCAATTGTGGCTTCAATTTTGGCAAGACTAATGCTTCatgaaaagttaaaaattgcAGATATTGGAG GTCTCACTTGCAGTTTTTTTGGCGTGCTCTTTATTTATAGACAGATACTTAGAACACAAG GGATGTGGTTTGGAGCTGGGGAAGCAAACAATACATCTGCCAGTGGAAGCCACCATGTATATGCTGTATTGGCTGGTCTATTGTCCTTGATAACTGGTGGAATCAGCTATTGTTTTATAAAGGCCGGAGCAAAGGCATCTGATCAACCTGT GGTCACTGTTTTTTCATTTGGCCTGCTGTCTAGCCCTGCAGCAGGAATATGTGCATTTGCATTTGAG GAATTTGTGGTGCCAGATTTCTGTTCATTCTTGCTTATGCTCATACTTGGTGTCCTTGCTTTCATAGTAGAG GTGCTCTTAGCTCGTGGTCTTCAGCTTGAGAAGATCAGCAAAGCTACAAATGTACAGTATATTGAG CTCTTGGTTATTGGGCAGTGGACAATTTTGCAAGCATCAAGTCTATAA
- the LOC8282554 gene encoding uncharacterized protein LOC8282554 isoform X1: MAASAEIIDGDHAVELIVCNSSSSSSSSSSSPDSFADNGNPTGSPSDEITPLLKPKINIFSVSHSRRKPREQVAKLPETETPPFIQLILWVWSGSRYSGILCMALSSSIYFVMEILSHSFSTRSIPLFETAFMRCTIVLILSYIWLRRSGQPIFGAVHARKLLFLRALTGFLSLLSFIYCIQRLPFSQAIILNFTTPIVASILARLMLHEKLKIADIGGLTCSFFGVLFIYRQILRTQGMWFGAGEANNTSASGSHHVYAVLAGLLSLITGGISYCFIKAGAKASDQPVVTVFSFGLLSSPAAGICAFAFEEFVVPDFCSFLLMLILGVLAFIVEVLLARGLQLEKISKATNVQYIEAALSQLWGIDSSRISSSFAGLVGCLLIIISVCCTVYIGPDKEIE; encoded by the exons ATGGCGGCCTCTGCAGAAATCATCGATGGAGATCACGCGGTGGAGCTGATTGTCTGcaactcatcatcatcatcatcgtcGTCGTCGTCATCTCCTGATTCCTTCGCTGACAACGGCAACCCCACTGGCTCTCCGTCTGACGAAATAACCCCTCTTCTAAAGCCTAAGATCAACATCTTTTCTGTTTCGCACTCTCGTAGAAAACCTAGA GAGCAAGTTGCAAAATTACCTGAAACTGAGACGCCTCCATTTATACAGCTTATATTGTGGGTATGGAGTGGATCCAGATACTCTGGTATATTGTGCATGGCCTTATCCTCCAGCATCTACTTTGTCATGGAAATTCTTTCTCATTCTTTCTCTA CTCGATCGATTCCTTTGTTTGAGACTGCATTTATGAGATGTACAATAGTATTGATATTATCGTATATATGGCTGAGGAGAAGTGGACAGCCAATATTTGGAGCAGTACATGCTAGGAAACTTCTATTTTTGAGAGCCCTAACTGGATTTCTCTCACTgttgagttttatttattg CATTCAGAGGTTACCGTTTTCTCAGgctattatattaaatttcacAACTCCAATTGTGGCTTCAATTTTGGCAAGACTAATGCTTCatgaaaagttaaaaattgcAGATATTGGAG GTCTCACTTGCAGTTTTTTTGGCGTGCTCTTTATTTATAGACAGATACTTAGAACACAAG GGATGTGGTTTGGAGCTGGGGAAGCAAACAATACATCTGCCAGTGGAAGCCACCATGTATATGCTGTATTGGCTGGTCTATTGTCCTTGATAACTGGTGGAATCAGCTATTGTTTTATAAAGGCCGGAGCAAAGGCATCTGATCAACCTGT GGTCACTGTTTTTTCATTTGGCCTGCTGTCTAGCCCTGCAGCAGGAATATGTGCATTTGCATTTGAG GAATTTGTGGTGCCAGATTTCTGTTCATTCTTGCTTATGCTCATACTTGGTGTCCTTGCTTTCATAGTAGAG GTGCTCTTAGCTCGTGGTCTTCAGCTTGAGAAGATCAGCAAAGCTACAAATGTACAGTATATTGAG GCTGCCCTATCACAGTTGTGGGGAATTGATTCTTCAAGAATATCTTCGTCTTTTGCTGGTCTAGTAGGATGTTTACTTATCATAATTTCAGTATGTTGTACTGTATATATTGGGCCAGACAAAGAGATTGAGTGA
- the LOC8282554 gene encoding uncharacterized protein LOC8282554 isoform X2 translates to MAASAEIIDGDHAVELIVCNSSSSSSSSSSSPDSFADNGNPTGSPSDEITPLLKPKINIFSVSHSRRKPREQVAKLPETETPPFIQLILWVWSGSRYSGILCMALSSSIYFVMEILSHSFSTRSIPLFETAFMRCTIVLILSYIWLRRSGQPIFGAVHARKLLFLRALTGFLSLLSFIYCIQRLPFSQAIILNFTTPIVASILARLMLHEKLKIADIGGLTCSFFGVLFIYRQILRTQGMWFGAGEANNTSASGSHHVYAVLAGLLSLITGGISYCFIKAGAKASDQPVVTVFSFGLLSSPAAGICAFAFEEFVVPDFCSFLLMLILGVLAFIVEVLLARGLQLEKISKATNVQYIEQLLVIGQWTILQASSL, encoded by the exons ATGGCGGCCTCTGCAGAAATCATCGATGGAGATCACGCGGTGGAGCTGATTGTCTGcaactcatcatcatcatcatcgtcGTCGTCGTCATCTCCTGATTCCTTCGCTGACAACGGCAACCCCACTGGCTCTCCGTCTGACGAAATAACCCCTCTTCTAAAGCCTAAGATCAACATCTTTTCTGTTTCGCACTCTCGTAGAAAACCTAGA GAGCAAGTTGCAAAATTACCTGAAACTGAGACGCCTCCATTTATACAGCTTATATTGTGGGTATGGAGTGGATCCAGATACTCTGGTATATTGTGCATGGCCTTATCCTCCAGCATCTACTTTGTCATGGAAATTCTTTCTCATTCTTTCTCTA CTCGATCGATTCCTTTGTTTGAGACTGCATTTATGAGATGTACAATAGTATTGATATTATCGTATATATGGCTGAGGAGAAGTGGACAGCCAATATTTGGAGCAGTACATGCTAGGAAACTTCTATTTTTGAGAGCCCTAACTGGATTTCTCTCACTgttgagttttatttattg CATTCAGAGGTTACCGTTTTCTCAGgctattatattaaatttcacAACTCCAATTGTGGCTTCAATTTTGGCAAGACTAATGCTTCatgaaaagttaaaaattgcAGATATTGGAG GTCTCACTTGCAGTTTTTTTGGCGTGCTCTTTATTTATAGACAGATACTTAGAACACAAG GGATGTGGTTTGGAGCTGGGGAAGCAAACAATACATCTGCCAGTGGAAGCCACCATGTATATGCTGTATTGGCTGGTCTATTGTCCTTGATAACTGGTGGAATCAGCTATTGTTTTATAAAGGCCGGAGCAAAGGCATCTGATCAACCTGT GGTCACTGTTTTTTCATTTGGCCTGCTGTCTAGCCCTGCAGCAGGAATATGTGCATTTGCATTTGAG GAATTTGTGGTGCCAGATTTCTGTTCATTCTTGCTTATGCTCATACTTGGTGTCCTTGCTTTCATAGTAGAG GTGCTCTTAGCTCGTGGTCTTCAGCTTGAGAAGATCAGCAAAGCTACAAATGTACAGTATATTGAG CAGCTCTTGGTTATTGGGCAGTGGACAATTTTGCAAGCATCAAGTCTATAA